The genomic interval GGCACTCATTTGAAAACGGAGGCGTATCTCAGTGATTTGGAACACGAAAAGGAGCTACTGGAGAGGTATCCCTGTCCCAGGGCAGCCACTTTCACGCTGACCCAGTCGACCATTGTGGAGAAGCGGTTGACGCAGAATAACTACCGGTCCCGCATCCACGAGTTATTGTCAGTGGAGGAGATTGCCCGCTATGAGCAGATAGCTAGGTATAATGTAAGAACTCGCCTCACAGTGGCCTCCAATTATATCCTGACCCCAGCGGGAATGGCCACCAGCACGGCCAAGTATTCCCTGGCTGGTGAACTGTTTGCTCTCATGCGCTTGGGCAAGGACATCTCGGAGGATACGTCGCCTGGCAGATTGATTCTCTCCAACTGCAGCAGTGTGTATATCTCAAAACCCGAGGATCCCGATTCCAAGGCAGATCCAAGTAAACGTGCAGTTTACGAGGCGTTGATCGAGGACAAAGGCAAGAATGTGATTTACTTGAAACTATCCGCAAAATGTGTGGAGGCAATGGCTCTGCAGGCGGATACCGAACTGGAGGTGGATATACAATTCCAGCTGAATCGAATGCCATACTGCGAGTGGCACAATGCGGTGGACAAGATCACTGATTTCCGGCTGATCTTTCCGGCTACGGAACTGGAGCCGAGTATACCGTGGACACCGAAGAAGCAGTGGGCCGATTCCTGTGAACCCAAGTTAAATGCCAAACAACGGGAGGCTGTGAATGCCATCACCACAGCGTTGAGCATTAAGTTGCCGCCAATCCTGTTGATAGGACCCTTTGGCACCGGAAAAACCTACACACTGGCCCAAGCTATCAAACAACTGCTGACCCAACCAGAGGCCAAGATCCTGATCTGCACACACTCGAATTCAGCCGCTGACCTGTACATCAAGGAGTACCTGCATCCGTGGATCGAGGAGGGTCTGAAGGAGGCCACGCCGCTGAGAGTTTACTACCACAAGAGATGGTCAGCCACTGTAAACGGTGTGGTGCAAAAGTACTGCATCACCGATGGAGTGGGCAACTTCCTCAGGCCCACTGTGGAGGATATAATGCGTCATAGGATTGTAGTTGTTACCCTGAGCATCAGCATGGAGTTGGCCACTCTGGGTCTGCCCAAAGGACTGTTTACCCACATCTTTCTGGACGAAGCAGCGCAGGCAATGGAATGCGAGGCCATTATGCCGCTGGCTTTAGCTAATGATTCTACGAGGATCGTTTTGGCTGGAGATCACATGCAAATGAGTCCGGAACTGTTCTCAGCCTTTGCCAAGGAACGCAAGCTGCACATTTCGCTGTTGGAGCGGCTGTACGATCACTATCCCTCCAACTTTCCCTGCAAGATCCTCCTGTGCGAGAACTACCGTGCCCACGAAGCCATCATCCGTTTCACTTCGGAGCTTTTCTACGAACAGAAGCTGGTTGCTTCCGGAAAACAGCCACGGCACGATCGCTTTTATCCATTGACCTTCTTTACTACCAGGGGAGAGGATGTTCAGGATAAAAACTCAACTGCTTTCTATAACAATGCTGAAGTTTATGAGGTGGTGGAAAGGGTGTCCGAGCTGCGAAAACGTTGGCCCAGTGCTTGGGGTAAACTGAACGACACCAGCATTGGCATCATGACTCCCTACTCCGATCAGGTGTTTCGCATTCGTTCGGAGCTGAGGAAACGCCGCATGGGTGGAATATCCGTTGAACGAGTGCTCAATGTCCAGGGTAAACAGTTTCGAGCGGTGTTCCTCTCCACTGTTCGAACTCGACGCACCTGCATGCCCCAAGGAAGTGCCCCGGGAGCCGCCTCCACGACCAGCATTGGCGATGCCGACGCGGACTATGGATTCTTGAGTAATTCGAAACTGCTGAACACGGCCATTACTCGGGCCCAGTCTCTGGTAGCAGTGGTTGGTGATCCGGTGGCTCTTTGCTCCATTGGTCGCTGCCGCAAGGTGTGGGAGCACTTCATCGAAATCTGCGACGAACATAAAAGTCTTTTCGGCTTAACCTGGTCGAACCTGCGCTCCCAGCTGGATGGCGTGGAGCTGAAGCGTGGCTATGTGCTAAATCCGCTGGCTCCCGAGTTTGTTCCACGTGCCCTGCAACCGGAGGCGTATCTGCGGGAGCAGGCCGCTCTCTATCTAAATGGACCGCAACACGGACATGGCGGCCACGGACCGCCGGGTCCTCCGGCACATTTTGCCAACGCAGCTGGAATGCTGGGTCCCGGACCAGCGGCCACTGCTCACCAGATGAATCAAATGGCTGCTGCCATGGCGGCCAATCAACAACAGCTCAACCACATGTACTCCACCCACATGGCGGCAATGATggccgctgcagctgccgtCGGCGGAAAGTCTGGAAATGGCCCTGGACCAGGAACCGGCGGAGGTCCCGGTCCTGGCCCAGGCCCACCTCCACACTacggcggcggaggcggtgggGGACATATGGGCATGAGGGGACCACCGCCACCGGCGCCGCATCTGCGTGGAATGCCACCCGGTGGACCGCCGCCACCCGCACAGCAGCCAGCCGGAGCTGGAGGCGGCGGaggaccaccaccaccataTGGCCAATATCCAGCCATGCAGCACTGGCGGCCACCGCAGCAGGGACAGAATCAAGGACCGGGACAACAGCAGCCACCACAAAATCCGAATGCCAGTCTGTGGGGTCCGCCGCCGCAAACGAATCCGTGGAGTGTGCTGCCGCCCAGtaagcagccacagcagcctCAGCCACCACCAGTTAGTGCGCCCGGACGTGGACCGGGACCTTTGCCACCGCCACTCAATGCAAACCCGTCTCTGCCCCTAAGAGGTGGTAGTGTGCCGCCACCTCCGCCGAACGCGTCAGCTGCTGCTCAGCTGCTGAGGAATCCCAGCGAACTGGGCTACTTGGCCAAGAAGACGCTGTACAACCATGGCCAGGCACCGCCGCACCATCAGCTTTATGGACCCGGCCCAggaccaccgccgccgccatcgcagcaacaacagcagccaccGCCGATGGGAATGCAGAGGGGCAGCAGTGTGCCGAACGGACCCATGTCGCCCATGGAGAACGGACCGCCGCCACCGCCCTATCTGAGGCACAATGGAAGTGGCTACAATCCCGGAGCACCACCActgccgccgcagcagcagccgcagccaccacccAATCCCTTTATGTACGCTGGCAAGCAGCCGTCGCCGAGCTCCATGAGATTTGGCCCACTGACGCACGAGCTACTGCCACCCAATGTAAGCATCTATGAAATGGCTTTCAATCCGAAAGAGGAGCAATACAAGTGGTACCTTAAACTTCTTGAAACCGTGGGCCAGGATGGCGCCAACAAGTTTGCCGACATGCTGCGCCAGGTGATGGCCACagtgcagcaacagcagcagcagcaacataaGCCGCCGCAGCAACCGATGGTTAACAACCCGATGCTCAACAATCCGCATGTGCAGCGACCACAGTATCCCATGATGTATCCACAAggtcaacagcagcagcagcaacagcagccgccaCAGCAATCTGTGGATGCTTCACCGCCGCTGGAGAACTTCAACCAGCAGATCGATCTTGTCTTCAATTCGATTATGAATGGAGCCAATGATGTAGCGCAGCCCATACTGCGCGATGTCCTGGGCATGGTAGCTGGCACGGGCAATGCTCCTGGTCCACCGCTTAGCAACGGTATGAACGGAGCCGatctccagcagcagcagcagcaacaacaacagcagcagcagcaaagccGCCTATTTGCCatgatgcagcagcaacaacagcagcagcaacaggccaAGCCACCGCCAGGACCTGGACCACTCTATCCCAATCATCTGGGCGGACCTGGTCTCCACCAGGCGCCGCCCAATGGCGGGGGTAATCTGGGCGGCGTCGGAAACACCAACTTTATGGGCAATGGTAAGTAAAGAAGAGCACAAACattggttttgattttaaCCCATTGTCGAGGGTACAAAATGAGTTTTTAGATCATTGTCCTTTATTATTCTAATATATTTTACTCCTAACTAGCCGGAAATGCTCTGCTCAATGACAAGCCCTACAACAACGTGGGCATGCACAACAACGTGGGCTTGAACAACGCGGGAGTTGGCGGTGTCGGGATCGGAATCGGCGGCGCAGGAGTGGCCGGACACAACAGTAATAACAACAATGGAATGCTGACCAATGG from Drosophila yakuba strain Tai18E2 chromosome 3L, Prin_Dyak_Tai18E2_2.1, whole genome shotgun sequence carries:
- the LOC6534134 gene encoding probable helicase with zinc finger domain, producing the protein MAAEKEMQAHDMVRRRSWARAVALYDQLIAPNPGQGTGGQVAGSRAQKDQQIACLLGRCECLLELGKFEGCLADAYKVLTLLSEQTECLASVSRARRWLVHALFKMHKYGDAEIFLSKWINELSGQQIYSDISKTLERYKSIIQMIMNGQHKAQALKIPHARLEDEMAILDTKLDHWATNNLPLDKYSKLLSNKGLKKREQQQQQQQQQQQQQQQQQNGNGIGSYASSSSSSSTGSSSTMSSSSASLHKTNDLLAAMKLTAGKHQPGSGDGSGSDQGDQAAPSTTCSYCTITFQTRNELRQHCQTEAHQKVIMSDEGRDWKWRPPPRGYTLDTYSLCETFSEAHICHYGAQCVEAHGQDELNEWKERFEYRRMRMQKACEKELYGKSYTEQVLDRWIQATAPERVMCERVPDMEARCEQQLVTSISSKTSKREWLFQLETKKPLKAVALLQDAHRNHFAMKSIKMCKPTEASMELKSDQEWLAGSSSSQTETSNDDAAALIHEITVEFHTEIYGTFRQAICFDVGQEPLLVRHLCVDVLPVNDAEKIEEIKRDIINSSATRWDVANTQLTRFETTIGTHLKTEAYLSDLEHEKELLERYPCPRAATFTLTQSTIVEKRLTQNNYRSRIHELLSVEEIARYEQIARYNVRTRLTVASNYILTPAGMATSTAKYSLAGELFALMRLGKDISEDTSPGRLILSNCSSVYISKPEDPDSKADPSKRAVYEALIEDKGKNVIYLKLSAKCVEAMALQADTELEVDIQFQLNRMPYCEWHNAVDKITDFRLIFPATELEPSIPWTPKKQWADSCEPKLNAKQREAVNAITTALSIKLPPILLIGPFGTGKTYTLAQAIKQLLTQPEAKILICTHSNSAADLYIKEYLHPWIEEGLKEATPLRVYYHKRWSATVNGVVQKYCITDGVGNFLRPTVEDIMRHRIVVVTLSISMELATLGLPKGLFTHIFLDEAAQAMECEAIMPLALANDSTRIVLAGDHMQMSPELFSAFAKERKLHISLLERLYDHYPSNFPCKILLCENYRAHEAIIRFTSELFYEQKLVASGKQPRHDRFYPLTFFTTRGEDVQDKNSTAFYNNAEVYEVVERVSELRKRWPSAWGKLNDTSIGIMTPYSDQVFRIRSELRKRRMGGISVERVLNVQGKQFRAVFLSTVRTRRTCMPQGSAPGAASTTSIGDADADYGFLSNSKLLNTAITRAQSLVAVVGDPVALCSIGRCRKVWEHFIEICDEHKSLFGLTWSNLRSQLDGVELKRGYVLNPLAPEFVPRALQPEAYLREQAALYLNGPQHGHGGHGPPGPPAHFANAAGMLGPGPAATAHQMNQMAAAMAANQQQLNHMYSTHMAAMMAAAAAVGGKSGNGPGPGTGGGPGPGPGPPPHYGGGGGGGHMGMRGPPPPAPHLRGMPPGGPPPPAQQPAGAGGGGGPPPPYGQYPAMQHWRPPQQGQNQGPGQQQPPQNPNASLWGPPPQTNPWSVLPPSKQPQQPQPPPVSAPGRGPGPLPPPLNANPSLPLRGGSVPPPPPNASAAAQLLRNPSELGYLAKKTLYNHGQAPPHHQLYGPGPGPPPPPSQQQQQPPPMGMQRGSSVPNGPMSPMENGPPPPPYLRHNGSGYNPGAPPLPPQQQPQPPPNPFMYAGKQPSPSSMRFGPLTHELLPPNVSIYEMAFNPKEEQYKWYLKLLETVGQDGANKFADMLRQVMATVQQQQQQQHKPPQQPMVNNPMLNNPHVQRPQYPMMYPQGQQQQQQQQPPQQSVDASPPLENFNQQIDLVFNSIMNGANDVAQPILRDVLGMVAGTGNAPGPPLSNGMNGADLQQQQQQQQQQQQQSRLFAMMQQQQQQQQQAKPPPGPGPLYPNHLGGPGLHQAPPNGGGNLGGVGNTNFMGNAGNALLNDKPYNNVGMHNNVGLNNAGVGGVGIGIGGAGVAGHNSNNNNGMLTNGNNSVPLYRRQALTGNGIGGGNGGYNNMHGMDAGANLIEALFQANNSVVDHSVKSSDHMHGLLYNNFNTLKGGHELDLFQAMAPSVPHSEAANHHQQSSGSSATTYAAVLSQGPQAVVGGGVGTGPSPGQSQAQAGVAGSGTGGKGAQAVGGNDLLEKDPFAAIRELGQATTGFYNYFQ